The Electrophorus electricus isolate fEleEle1 chromosome 8, fEleEle1.pri, whole genome shotgun sequence genome contains the following window.
ATGTCTCTTGTGCAGACTCATTAACCTCCACAGGATTCTCTATTACCTCGGGCACAGGGTACACCATACCACCAGCTATGTCATTACCTAAAATGAATGATACACCACGGACGGGCAGTTCAGATTGTACCGCCACTTTAGCTGGCCCTGAATACACACTTGAATGTAGGTACAGATTATGTACAGGGAGCCTCATAATACTTAGTCCTACACCCTGCACCAACACATCATTATCACTGTATGTGTCTGACGACAATGGCAACATACTTCCCAATATCAGGGACACAGCAGCACCAGTATCTCTTAATCCCATGATTGGCCATTgtccctcatcatcatcatcatcatcagtgagagagacagaagtttGGAAAATAAAGGACTGAAAAGGAAGTTCTACACATTCAATTGTATCTGAGGGTAGAAcattcatcacatttattttcttagctGCTCTTGCTGCTTTACGCTGTAGGGCCAGACAAGATGCATTGATGTGCCCTTtttcatgacaataaaaacaattccCTTGTTTCCACTGTGGGAAAAGAAACAGGTGCTCGTGGTGGTTTCAGGGTTTTGCGGGGACTAGGACTAGGCAGATTTGTAGTTGAACAGGTATGCAGAGCACACTCAGTTTTGTGAGTTAGAACAAATTCATCCACCATAGTAGCAGCAGAGGTCACTGTGCTCGCTTTCTGCTTATTCAAGTAAACAACAACTGTATCTGGGAGACAATTTTACTCTTCAAGTAACATCAGCTCTTTTAGCTGGTCGAATGTTTTCACACTACTTGTACTACACCACATCTCAAATAAACAGGTTTTCTCCCTTGCAaactctgtatgtgtctggttgggGGATTTTCTCAAATGCTGAAAATTCTGCCTATAGGCTTCTGGCACCAACTCATAAGCACGCAGTATTGCAGCTTTCATAACATCATAGTTAAAGCTCTGCTCTAAAGTTAATGATGAGCAAACCTCTTGTGCTTTTCCCACTAACTTGCACTGGAGCATGAGTGGCCAAAGATCCTTAGGCCAATTTAATGCTGTGGCAATACGTTCAAACAAATATGCATCTACCTCATCATCCCGAAATGCTGGTACCAAACTTATCTGCCCGCTGATGTCAAATCCATGTGCCACTGGTGTAGCGGATACAGAAGTAATGGGCGATCTTGGCAGGCATGGTTTTGGTACCGGGGTACTGCTGTTAGCCAAGCCATCTGGCATAGGGGAGGAGAATAGGACCCTCCAGACCCATGCTCTGCCTCCGGATCGCTACCTCCTTAACCTCAAGCTGTAAGGCCCGCACTCAGTAGCTCTGTCTCACGCTCCTGCCTCTTGATTTCCAGCTCCACTTCCTTTAGCTTCAAAGCCAGCATCTGGTCACCACCAGGGAACTGGATGACCCGAGGCTCTATGCGTGAGCCGACCACAGAGTCGTCTCTGGTTTCCACCATTGACAGGCCCTGTGTCAGGTTCGCCACAAGACCAACAGGACCATTTCGTTCTGGCAAAATTCCCTCTCGTACTAAGCAGGCCTCTAAGACTTCCTTGATTTCCCATTTCGTGGCTGAATGGCTCACTACAACAGCAAAGAAATCTGCTAGTAGTAATAGGTCTGCCTTTCTACACAGGTCAAACTGCTCTAGGGTAGGACAAAGAGTAAAACAAGACAAATCAAAACTCACCAGCCTAACAAAAATGCTCCCAACACACTCTGACAAACCTcaaactgcacacaacacacacagccacccaacGCACAAGAGAAAACCACCAACCAGCacagaaaaaacaccaaaataaaaggggcaaggaaaaaacagaacaaaggacAAGCCCCCAATTATGTTACGACCCTATCTAGACCAACACTTAGGAatgttaaatgggtgctctggctgctatgccacAGAACTGGCTCTTTGGCCCGGTGGTCAGAGTTCacatttacctcctgtcagtcctgggtagggtggctgcaTTTAGCCTTCATTACAGTTACATATAGaggttatattattattattattattattattacttatgaATAATGCAACTATATGCATGGATTTTTCTACGATTATGTAACTTTCTGTGCTTTTaagtaaatgttacatatttaagCCCCTTACAATATCCCTGAATAAACTGCCACAGTAAATCTAAAATCACAAGTTCATAcaacttatttatttaccatcaactcaaaaatatttatatggaATTAGCTCGGTTATTTTAGCAAATTAAGTCCAAATTAAGTGCAATGCATATAATAGTTTAAAGCAAGTTCTTCAGATTCTTCACGTTTTTGAAATGTGAAGCCACTTATTATcactcaaataaataatattatacaCATCAACTTCCACATCTGCAGTTAATCATATTCAGAGCAATTGGGAGCAATCCGTCTTGCATATAAGTCATTTTATATGATAGCTGCGGGACTTACTGACAGATTGGCGAGTTTATATAGTTTCCTTAAAAATGGATACCTTGAAacaaattgtattatttttcttaatatttgAGGAAATACTGGAGTCTTTTCAACAGATTCTCAGACTAGCGAATGACATGAATATTCTCTGCTCTCTTGACAATGTAACGATCCGAGTGtcgcagggcgcggagcaggacgcacagactccctccactttgacagacgtttattaacatacaacgCATACGacgatggcactcacataacataaatacacatgaataacatgaatacacatctAACTAGCACAAACAACGTGAAGGTTAACAACggcaacataaacaatgaccaacaatgaggcacacaccaacagggctttaaatgcatacagacacacaacactaaaccGTGTGCAGGTTTGCGCTAccaaggagggcgtggttacaaaccaGTCAACGTGAATTCCACTGCACGCTGCGtgccgtaccacgtgaccagtggctaggggagcgttccgtgacaaacaATAATTAAGAGCAAAACATAACGATCACTGCTCTGtaacaaataataaagataTTTAATGACAAACCTACCATTACACAACTAGCTAGCTGTTTACATATACATGAACTAGATTGCTAGTCACTAAACTGATGTGCTTAGGTAATGAGACCTGCGCTATGCTAATAATAAAATTGGGATTCGTAACATTAATGACCTCTGGGATCCATAGTACGAAGTAGACCAAACCACTGCCAATGTTTGGAGGGGGGGCAACGCAAGCCTTCAAACCCAAAAACGATTTTTTTGCGTCTACAATTAGCATAAGTTCTTTCAATGAAATTCGcatatctaaatatttatagaaagaaaaaaaaaccaataccAAGCAAAGTGGAAGCCCTCTATGTTGgaagactactgctggacactttCTGAATGAGGGTGGTTTCCTCAAGTTGGAGGGTCAGTAGGTTGGGCGGACTGTCACCACAATAATCGTTTTCTTATCTTCTGTTTTTTCTGGACACCAGGCACAGCATGCTCAAAGCAGTTAAACATAGATATTACAGGAGGGgccatttgtttttcacataGTAGATCCAAAGACATCCTAATGTCTTTGGTAAtaatatgtgcaaaataatatgTGCAAAAGAATACACAGAGGAATTGCTTTAATAAGTTCCCACATCTATAGCTGTACATAATAGGCTTccatacatttttcattcaaTCCATCACTTCTGTCTAAAATCCACTCTTGTAATCCACCAGTCATGATGtagtaaatatatgtgtgtgtgtatatatatataaaccttgGGGTAGACATTTCCAGGTTGTTCAAATCCCGAGTTATCTTAAATGAGAGGCTACATCAAATAGACGTTAAGCAACGGaactgtccagtgctgaactACAAAGCATCTCACAGTGTCCCCTCCGTACCTAGGCTGGTGTTCCTGTAAGGCAACCAGGGACTGGCAGCGCTAGTTTGGTGTCTGCAGCCTATGCTAAATGTGAACAAACCGACACGTCTTTTCCGCTTCCCTTTCACACTAATACATGGAATCCGGAGTAACGATTAAAAAATGTGATTAAGTGTGTGCCCCTTAGTGTTGCTTCAGCGTTGAAGAGAGCTGCTTTAGAATaactgtcatttctgttttgtggcTATATCTgttataaaacaatattaataaaaatgtaactgaaatgACTGCTTTGTGAGTACAATGTAAATGGCCAATTCACGTGGAAACTATTAACTCTTTAATACATAACTGATAGCACAACAATAAATCATCGATAAACCGGTAGGCTGTCTGGATTCTTTAGAGATTAACTTTTAACAAGCCAATTGCACAGAAATACTATTTTGAGCACGATTTATAAAAACAGTCAGTTTCTTTAAATGGAGAGTTGAATAGCAAACCAGTTCACTGGACTAGTTTGTTCTATTTATTCTATTTCTAGGTAGTAAACCTGGTCACTGGTTTGTTCGATTTGTAGATATCAAATATTTgctctgttttaaaaagtgttatcGTTTACCATGTCCGCGCATCAGCATTTGCATAGCACAAATTAAATCCACACTGCATCGCACACACGAACTACCGCAAGTCATCGTTGAGTACTGATTAgatgtttatttgctttctaTTATCAAATATAGGTTCGATTATAAAACGGAAAACTTAGTGGTACAAATGTTCATTTCTGTCCGACAAAGCGCACTGGGCGTCTACTGGTACTGCTTCCTGAGGGCAGCCATTACGACAGCCAGGAACTTCTGGAAAGCTGCCTGGACATCAGGGGTGAAGCTAACTCCCATTTTGGCGGCAACGACGATGGAGATGCAGTCACCCAACAGCTGTGTGGAAAcaaaaaggattaaaaaatgaacagaagtgAATTTACAGAACTAATGATCAGAACATATAAACATTATGTGGCTATGCTatccaaaaggaaaaaaattgatGAAATAAATCCAACGCACCCTGAAGTTGTCGGGATCCACGTGCAGTTTCTCGGAGTGCAGGACACTCAGTTCAGTGTAGGCGGCCTTGATGTTGTCCATGTTCTTCACGGCTCTCTCCAGACCGCGCAGTACAACTGCTCCGTGGGCGGCAACACTGGGGTTTCCCATGATGGCAGCGGCATTGTACAAGTTTCCAAATTTAGCGAAATACCTCTGGGTCCAGGGGTACACGACAAGACATCTGAGTGgcgaacaaacaaaaaataaacgcATGCGAATTAGTTTCACAGTTAAGACGAAAATAATTGATTTCCCCAACAATCATACATAGTTATTGAAGTTACATATAAGCCTTTATTTGCATTCTACCTTGTCAGTGCATTATGACCCGCGGAATCGTAGTCAATCTTGGAGAAGATGTCCTGGATGGTAGCGCGCTCGAAATCTGTCCACTCAACCATGTTGCTGACGTTAGAGGcttctaaatataattttgagaAGGAACCCTGTAAATGCAGAGTCCTGGCCGCCTGCTTATATATGCGCTCTCCACCCCTCCGCTAGGATGGACTAGTCACGAAGGACTTTAATCAGATATGTTAATCTTCGCTTGAAATTTTGTGATGGTTCTTGGTaacctacacacatgcaaaattatTAACGGAAACTAATGCGAGAGGGTTTCATGTATATACTTCGCTCAATATCCGTGGGTAATGTCACTTGGAGGATTTTGACTTTTGCCGCATCTTTTTGTCCGTACGCAGTATAATCTCCCGTGTTAATGCCTGGTACTTGTTTCTACTTTATTTACACTCTATAGTGACAGTGAACAATGTACGAGTTAATACAACGGGTTTATTTTTGACTCAATTTATAGAAATAGTTAGAAGCCGAGATGCATCATTTTACAAATTTGCCGCTATATCCTCAGCTGTTCAAACTAAGAAATGTTGGCTAATATGACTTCCACGCCTTATTATAAGCTTTCATATAAGTTGTTTTGTGAACGTGTACCTCTTCGCAGTAATGGTGAATTCACAAACATTGCCATAGCTTACTTCGCTTTGagtctaaaatatttttaataatacactGATTCTATAACTACCACATCAACAATAATTAAGCATAGAGGATCACGTTTTTTTGAGAGGTCCATACTGTTGAAATGCGACTTGCTTCACATGAAGAGATTAACCACATATGTGCATGCCAGGCACTTCTGGTTCCAATCTTTTCGTTTCTCTTTACTTCAACGTTCCCTTGTTTTTACAGTACTGTCCTTAAACTCTATTCAGTACTTCAAAAATCTTACTCCTTCAACTTTGAAACATGGAACTCAAAATTAAGTAGGCCAACGTGATCGATGTTAGACGTATTGCTTTTGTTTACTCAgttatttcactttaattttatttttatacccACTAAAACCCACTAAAACTAGATCTTCTCAGTCTACATTTTCCTTGGGTTTTGTTGTTAACCGTCTCTTTTTGGAGTTTATTCCAAGTAGTTTATGACAACTAGTTTACACATGAGATAGCCTACCActctgaatttatttttgactCTTTCTGAGTCTTTGACTTTCTCGATGCCTCTATCCGTACGCAACATTTTTATAGTGTACAGGTAGCAAATACactaaaaacaatcattttaaaagtaagGGCATTGTCAAATCCTCTTAATTAACTTACAAACCGCACATTCGTGGTCAATAGCCGACGTCTCACAGAGAGCCTGACTAAACATGCTATACTAAGGTGGAAATGGTAGTTACGTACGCTCTAATTTAGCAGCTACATTTAATTGCATCACAACCAGACGCCCAGCTAGCAGCTACGAGCTGCTCTGAGGTCAGTCGAGAAGTAATTGTGTCGCTGCAAGTTTTTAGTTAGGATGCTACGATGCAAGTTTTTAGCAGAGTACCTTGGGTCGTATATTTTCACTCAGTTTCATAAGTGGAGATACGTGAGGAAAAACCCTACAGAGCCAGATTTCAGTGTTATCATATTTCGGtcttgaaaaagcgtttcagtCAAAgtaaatttacaaaaatataagaaTTTAGAGGGCGTAAAGAACTAGTTTGTGATTTTGATGGTGTAAACTTTTCAACAATAGGCATATTACTAATAAATATCACATCATTAACATTTAGTGTAAATTGTAGTAATTGTATCTCTGTGGAACTTGGAACTGTAAGGAAAAGTGCTATCGAGATGCTATTATGTTAGCATAAACGTAGGTTTGCGTTTTCGTAATAGTTAGAAATCTTAGGTGCTTTAAAGACAACTCTCAGTTCACATTACATATACTCCCATAAAAAGAAGCCGAATAATATTATATAACTGAGTTGACTTGGTTTGTTTAAAGTTAAAATCTGTATGAAAGGATAAATGAAAGTTATGGTTACCATACAACATGCAATCTGTGAGCCTGGTCAGATATTGTCTCGATTGGCaattaaaaacaagaatatttaaTAACGATTCCttgcaaaaaaaggaaaaaaaagaaaagaaaaagaaaacaggcagaCGCCCCATTTGTGAAttgatgaatacatttttattcgATGTAACAAATTGTCTACTATTCATTGGGTATTACTTATTACCCTTGCAAATGCTTCTCTTTCACATCAGAGTAGAGATGTGTGTTTCCTTTAGTGGTACTGCTTTGCCAGCGCGGCGATGACGACCGCGACAAACTTCTGCCACGCGGCTTGGATGTCCGCAGTGAAAGCGCGACCAAGATGGGCAGCCACGACGATGGTAAAACAATCACCGAGGAGCTTTGAATGTGAAAATAAGAAGCACGTAAGCCCTGGCAGCTTTAATCAGCATTTATAAGCTTCTAATTGCTGTGCTTCTAACaactaaacaacaaaaactaaatgtCAGTTACTCTTGTTCTTCTCTAATATTAGGCCAGTTGAAATCAAAACGCTgaacctttttcctttttctctacATATAATTTTGTATTCGACCAATTAAACTGGACAAAACCCATCTGACCTGATATTAGGCAAAAATCAAGCAAAAGGATCGAAGACGTACCCGGAAGTTGTCTGGATCCACGTGAAGTTTCTCAGAGTGCAACACACTCAGCGGCGCGTAGGTGGCCTTGATATTATCCATGTTTTTCACGGCCAGACCAAGACCTTTCAGCACGACCTCACCGTGAGCTGCCACCTTCTTATTGCTCTTAATGGCCGCAGCGTCACTAAGGCTTCCGAAGCTACTGAAATACCTCTGAGTCCAAGGATACACAATAAGGCATCTGGGAAATAGATAAAAATATAATCGGTGAAACGGTATTCTAGCAATAGTAAATAACTTTTGTGGACCGAATTATTTATTCTAAACCTACCTTATTAAAGCTTTCTGCCCGGCCGCTGGCTTCAGTTTTCCCCAGATGTCCTGGATGGCCTTGCGTTCCGCGTCTGTCCACGCAACCATATTGATTATTTCAAGAGTTGCCACTTTGATAATGTGAGATCACCGATCAGAGTTATTTATATAAATCACTCCACCCAGTCACTGGCGTGAAATCCAACGAATCATTGAACCTTTCAAAATTATCAAACGACATTCATGCCGTTCAAAAATCTCCTTCTGCTCTTCGCTCTTATCAGCGCCAAAACATGAGCGCCATGACCTAACAGCCTTGGATGGAAAAATACAGAGAACGTACGTGGTTACTCTGCCCTGCGTTGTCCATGGGCTTTTCAGTTACACACTTAAAATACTCATTTGAAGCTAAATCTGAATTTGTAATGGATTTAGTAATGATTtggtcattatttttaaaatgcagacaaacaaataaacaaacacgcTTAGCTCAAACTTACCGCCTTCACTActattcaaattcaaaacaaaaataaaataatctaaaataaattagaaCAGTAAACATTGGAGAAATGGCACTATTTATTTCATACAGCTCTGTTTATTAAATGCACTAAATGCATTTCGTAGCGCACTTTTGCAGAAGCGGGCGATTTGCATCATGGAGATATGTGAGTAGAAGGAGTTATCACGTCCTAGCAGTGCTAAGGCGATggctttaaaataatgatttgacCTGAGCGCGCTCCGGTGGCTTGCTTGGAGCTTGGCACAATAATTGCTTTGCTATTTCCTCAGTCAAAAGCTTCCAGAGATACTAAGTCAATGTATTTTGCAATGAACTGATTCTAAACTTTGTTGCCGCATGCCGTCATATGCTTCTGCGGGTTTAATCCAAGTTTTGTGTAGGTTGTTCGATCTCACTTCAGTTGTGTTTTACCAAGAAAGAATAATTCATCAAAATAATTAGTAGAGCGCACCAATAAGTCACAATTACTCTTGTGTCAGAAATTCAACTTTATcaattagaaaaacaaaagtgtctTAATTGTAgatatcttttaaaatgtatttgtaaatgtattttagtgCTATGAATTAATACAATAACCATGCGGAGAGTATATTGTAAAACGCCAATAGACGCTGAGGAGACTTAACAAGACTGTAATCAAGATTCTTGCGAGGTCGTGCCCATCGACAATAACTTTTGATAACTaacaataaacattcaaacaccCAGGCTTTCTTGGGAAGGTTTATCCTGATATGTTTAATTACCAAGTGAAATATAGCCTACTTGCCACCCGTTAATAAAAGCAAATCACTGTGTCCTGATTTCAGTGCCCAGTCTGCTATAAAagtgatataaaaataaaattactgaacAAACGAAAGAAAAATAGCATGcgtgtaaaacaaaacaactaaaactaaaaattaaagaTACATTTTCAATATTCTCAAAAAGGAAAAcggaaacaaagcaaaatttaGATCTGCATGTTAGCAAATATTTGCTCCCTTTGTATGCCAACATTGTCTTAGTAAAAAAAAGTGACACTTGATCTTCTGTAACCCCAGTAAGTAAATGcataaaaagaatgaataaatacatgcaaataacTGCTAGATCACTTTCATGACGTTTCTTAATTT
Protein-coding sequences here:
- the LOC118241922 gene encoding hemoglobin subunit beta-2-like — translated: MVEWTDFERATIQDIFSKIDYDSAGHNALTRCLVVYPWTQRYFAKFGNLYNAAAIMGNPSVAAHGAVVLRGLERAVKNMDNIKAAYTELSVLHSEKLHVDPDNFRLLGDCISIVVAAKMGVSFTPDVQAAFQKFLAVVMAALRKQYQ
- the LOC118241920 gene encoding hemoglobin subunit beta-like encodes the protein MVAWTDAERKAIQDIWGKLKPAAGQKALIRCLIVYPWTQRYFSSFGSLSDAAAIKSNKKVAAHGEVVLKGLGLAVKNMDNIKATYAPLSVLHSEKLHVDPDNFRLLGDCFTIVVAAHLGRAFTADIQAAWQKFVAVVIAALAKQYH